Proteins found in one Limnohabitans sp. TEGF004 genomic segment:
- the murD gene encoding UDP-N-acetylmuramoyl-L-alanine--D-glutamate ligase — translation MQQLHNQSVLILGLGDSGLAMARWCSRFGAQVQVVDTRAEPPHLAALRAELPSVKFVHGAFDANLVEGQDVRAVFKSPGLSPESVAPVWNAAVAAGLWVGTELTLFAQALTDLQTSMAYHPKVLAITGTNGKTTVTSLTGQLLERAGKRVAVAGNIGPTLLDTLSQALDKAAEQQTAADAIAAQEAAELAADEAAAEQARAVAEAKEKAAAAQAAQMALDAEEAMAQEAAAETDAASQMALTGTEADQAKDQATEQSEEAAQVTAADDEPYEVDLPPLVPPPPPPADHPFLPQVWVLELSSFQLDGVDNFEPTAASVLNLTQDHLDWHGSMDGYGAAKARIFGKRGVLVLNREDAGVMVMLDSAPIEVAEVVAKPSRAKTPKTQQRAHLTFGGDMPQRPGDYGIETVNGMTWLVRALEADETRKRKKDDEEEIHFQRLMPADALRIRGRHNALNALAALALAGSAGGDLAPMLFGLREYQGEPHRVEPVSVLNGVEYFDDSKGTNVGATVAALHGLGVDRRLVVILGGDGKGQDFAPLSEPVSRYARAVVLIGRDAPTLREVLQHSGVKLLDAATLEEAVNLCSEQAHSGDAVLLSPACASMDMFRNYAHRAEVFVNAVNHLVKEAGGMV, via the coding sequence ATGCAGCAACTCCACAACCAATCAGTGCTGATTCTGGGTCTGGGTGATTCCGGCCTGGCCATGGCGCGTTGGTGCTCGCGCTTTGGCGCGCAAGTGCAAGTCGTGGACACACGCGCCGAGCCGCCGCATTTGGCGGCGTTGCGTGCTGAGTTGCCAAGTGTCAAATTTGTGCATGGCGCATTTGACGCTAACTTGGTCGAAGGCCAAGACGTGCGCGCCGTGTTCAAGAGCCCAGGTCTGAGCCCTGAGTCTGTGGCCCCTGTGTGGAATGCCGCAGTTGCTGCCGGTTTATGGGTAGGGACAGAGTTGACCCTGTTCGCCCAAGCCCTGACTGATTTGCAAACCAGCATGGCCTATCACCCCAAGGTGTTGGCCATCACCGGTACCAATGGCAAAACCACCGTCACCTCGTTGACCGGTCAGTTGTTAGAACGTGCAGGTAAGCGCGTGGCAGTGGCTGGCAATATTGGCCCTACCTTGCTCGACACCTTGTCGCAAGCGCTGGACAAAGCCGCTGAACAGCAAACTGCTGCAGATGCGATTGCCGCGCAAGAAGCTGCCGAGTTGGCTGCGGATGAAGCTGCGGCTGAACAAGCACGCGCAGTTGCAGAGGCCAAAGAAAAAGCGGCGGCAGCACAAGCTGCACAAATGGCTTTGGATGCTGAAGAGGCCATGGCGCAAGAAGCGGCAGCTGAAACAGACGCAGCATCACAAATGGCACTGACAGGCACAGAGGCTGACCAAGCAAAAGACCAAGCAACAGAACAAAGCGAAGAAGCCGCGCAAGTGACGGCAGCCGATGACGAGCCCTACGAAGTGGACCTGCCACCTTTGGTGCCGCCACCTCCGCCCCCTGCTGACCATCCGTTCCTGCCACAAGTGTGGGTGTTGGAGTTGTCGAGCTTCCAGTTGGATGGCGTGGACAATTTCGAACCCACTGCGGCCTCGGTGCTCAACCTCACACAAGACCACCTCGACTGGCACGGCAGCATGGACGGCTATGGCGCAGCGAAAGCGCGCATCTTTGGCAAGCGTGGCGTGCTGGTGCTCAACCGTGAAGATGCAGGTGTGATGGTCATGTTGGACAGTGCACCCATTGAGGTGGCAGAAGTTGTGGCCAAGCCCTCGCGTGCCAAGACGCCCAAAACACAGCAACGCGCCCACCTCACGTTTGGTGGCGACATGCCGCAACGCCCTGGCGACTACGGCATTGAAACTGTCAATGGCATGACCTGGTTGGTGCGTGCGCTAGAAGCTGACGAAACACGTAAGCGCAAAAAAGACGACGAAGAAGAAATTCACTTCCAACGCCTCATGCCTGCTGATGCACTGCGCATCCGTGGTCGCCACAACGCGCTCAACGCCTTGGCGGCGTTGGCTTTGGCCGGTAGCGCGGGTGGTGATTTGGCGCCCATGTTGTTTGGCTTGCGTGAGTACCAAGGTGAGCCACACCGTGTGGAGCCTGTGAGTGTGCTCAATGGCGTGGAATATTTCGACGACAGCAAAGGCACCAACGTGGGCGCCACTGTGGCCGCGTTGCATGGCCTCGGTGTGGACCGCCGCTTGGTTGTCATCTTGGGCGGTGATGGCAAAGGACAAGACTTTGCGCCTTTGAGCGAGCCCGTGTCGCGCTACGCACGTGCCGTGGTGTTGATTGGCCGCGATGCCCCCACATTGCGCGAGGTGTTGCAGCACAGCGGCGTCAAGCTACTGGATGCCGCCACCTTAGAAGAGGCTGTTAATTTGTGTAGCGAACAAGCCCATTCAGGTGACGCCGTGTTGTTGTCGCCCGCTTGCGCGAGCATGGACATGTTCCGCAACTATGCGCATCGTGCTGAAGTGTTTGTGAATGCGGTGAACCATTTGGTGAAAGAAGCAGGAGGCATGGTATGA
- the ftsW gene encoding putative lipid II flippase FtsW produces the protein MKQSFARLMGGEPETGMDALPVRVHGTEFTRTAASPVHVKGFDQPLVWVTFALLMFGLVMVYSASIAIPDNPRMGAGYTQTHFLLRHSLSLFVAFVAALLAFQIPLNTWERVAPWVFIASIALLIAVLIPFIGKSVNGARRWIGLGFMNFQPSELAKWGVLLYAANYMVRKMDVKENFFAAVLPMGAAVAAVGLLLLSEPDMGAFMVIAVIAMGILFLGGVNARMFFLIAAALIGVFALIIATSEWRRERIFAYLDPWSMEHALGKGYQLSHSLIAIGRGEIFGVGLGGSVEKLHWLPEAHTDFLLAVIGEEFGFVGVVAVIGLFMWLTRRIMYIGRQAIAMDRVFAGLVAQGVGIWMGFQSFINMGVNLGALPTKGLTLPLMSYGGSAILLNLIAIAVVLRVDFENRVVMHGGRL, from the coding sequence ATGAAACAAAGCTTCGCACGTCTGATGGGTGGCGAGCCCGAGACGGGTATGGATGCTTTGCCTGTGCGTGTGCACGGTACCGAGTTCACGCGCACCGCAGCTTCGCCTGTGCACGTGAAGGGCTTTGATCAGCCCTTGGTGTGGGTCACATTTGCCTTGCTGATGTTTGGTTTGGTCATGGTGTATTCGGCCTCGATTGCCATTCCTGACAACCCACGCATGGGCGCGGGCTACACGCAAACGCATTTCTTGCTGCGCCATTCGCTGTCGCTGTTCGTGGCATTTGTCGCAGCCTTGTTGGCATTTCAGATTCCGCTCAACACATGGGAGCGCGTGGCACCCTGGGTGTTCATTGCGTCCATCGCGTTGTTGATTGCGGTGTTGATTCCGTTCATTGGTAAATCTGTGAACGGTGCACGCCGCTGGATTGGTCTGGGCTTCATGAACTTCCAGCCGTCTGAGTTGGCCAAGTGGGGCGTGTTGTTGTATGCCGCCAACTACATGGTGCGCAAGATGGATGTGAAAGAAAACTTCTTTGCCGCTGTGTTGCCCATGGGTGCAGCGGTGGCGGCGGTGGGTTTGTTGTTGTTGTCTGAGCCAGACATGGGCGCGTTCATGGTGATTGCTGTGATTGCCATGGGAATTTTGTTTTTGGGCGGCGTGAACGCCCGCATGTTCTTCTTGATCGCCGCCGCATTGATTGGCGTGTTCGCACTCATCATCGCTACGTCTGAGTGGCGACGCGAGCGCATCTTTGCTTACCTCGATCCATGGAGCATGGAGCATGCCTTGGGCAAGGGCTACCAGTTGTCGCACTCGTTGATTGCGATTGGCCGTGGCGAAATTTTTGGCGTGGGTTTGGGGGGCAGCGTGGAAAAACTGCACTGGTTGCCTGAAGCGCATACCGACTTTTTGCTGGCCGTGATTGGCGAAGAGTTTGGTTTTGTGGGCGTGGTGGCTGTGATTGGCCTGTTCATGTGGTTGACGCGTCGCATCATGTACATCGGCCGCCAAGCCATTGCGATGGATCGTGTGTTTGCCGGCTTGGTCGCGCAAGGTGTGGGGATTTGGATGGGCTTTCAGTCTTTCATCAACATGGGTGTGAACTTGGGTGCGTTGCCTACCAAGGGCTTGACCTTGCCCCTCATGAGCTACGGCGGCTCTGCCATTTTGTTGAACCTGATTGCCATTGCGGTGGTGTTGCGCGTGGATTTTGAAAACCGCGTTGTGATGCATGGAGGTCGCTTATGA
- the murG gene encoding undecaprenyldiphospho-muramoylpentapeptide beta-N-acetylglucosaminyltransferase, whose translation MSTTQRTALIMAGGTGGHIFPGLAVAEQLRIHGWNVHWLGAPEPSMESQLVPPRGFAYETVAFGGVRGKGVKTLALLPFKLLRAFWQSFCVVRRVKPDVVVGLGGYITFPAGMMAVLCGKPLVLHEQNSVAGMANKVLSGVADRVFSAFPNVLPKAEWVGNPMRDGFVKQPEPAQRFADRTGPLRVLVVGGSLGAQALNTVVPQAIAKIPHDQRPVVTHQSGAKQIDALRTAYAEVGVQAELTPFIDDTAQAFADADVVIARAGASTVTELAAVGAAAIYVPFPHAVDDHQTTNARFVVDAGGGWLVQQNELKAQDLADRLQFMTRRTLLACAEKAYAVRQVEAVTSVVAACEQLAAKGKK comes from the coding sequence ATGAGTACGACCCAGCGCACCGCACTCATCATGGCTGGTGGTACTGGCGGCCACATCTTCCCAGGCTTGGCTGTGGCTGAGCAATTGCGCATCCACGGTTGGAATGTGCATTGGCTCGGTGCGCCTGAGCCGAGTATGGAAAGCCAACTGGTGCCGCCTCGTGGTTTTGCGTATGAGACTGTGGCCTTTGGCGGCGTGCGTGGCAAAGGTGTCAAAACATTGGCGCTGTTGCCCTTCAAGTTGTTGCGCGCCTTCTGGCAAAGCTTCTGTGTGGTGCGTCGCGTGAAGCCTGATGTGGTGGTGGGCCTCGGTGGCTACATCACCTTCCCCGCGGGGATGATGGCGGTGCTGTGTGGCAAGCCCTTGGTGTTGCACGAACAAAACTCTGTGGCGGGCATGGCCAACAAAGTGTTGAGTGGCGTGGCGGATCGTGTGTTCAGCGCTTTCCCTAACGTGTTGCCAAAAGCTGAGTGGGTGGGCAATCCCATGCGCGATGGTTTTGTGAAGCAGCCAGAACCTGCACAACGCTTTGCTGACCGCACTGGTCCGCTGCGCGTCTTGGTCGTGGGTGGCAGCCTAGGTGCACAAGCTTTGAATACCGTGGTGCCGCAAGCCATAGCCAAGATTCCACACGACCAACGCCCTGTGGTGACACACCAAAGTGGCGCCAAACAAATTGACGCGCTGCGCACGGCTTATGCAGAAGTTGGCGTGCAAGCTGAGTTAACCCCCTTCATCGACGATACCGCGCAAGCGTTTGCCGATGCGGATGTGGTGATTGCCCGGGCGGGTGCCAGCACCGTGACCGAGCTGGCTGCCGTGGGTGCTGCTGCGATTTACGTGCCGTTCCCTCATGCGGTAGACGACCACCAAACCACCAACGCGCGCTTCGTCGTTGACGCAGGCGGCGGCTGGTTGGTTCAACAAAACGAATTGAAAGCCCAAGACTTGGCAGACCGTTTGCAATTTATGACGCGTCGCACTTTGTTGGCGTGCGCCGAAAAAGCTTATGCCGTGCGTCAGGTGGAAGCGGTGACAAGCGTGGTGGCCGCTTGCGAGCAGCTCGCAGCGAAAGGAAAAAAATAA
- the murC gene encoding UDP-N-acetylmuramate--L-alanine ligase → MKHAIRHIHFVGIGGAGMSGIAEVLLNLGYAISGSDLSDSVALKRLQSLGIQTHVGHDAKNIAGADAVVTSTAVHADNPEVVAAHAKLIPVVPRAVMLAELMRLKTGVAIAGTHGKTTTTSLVASVLAEAGMDPTFVIGGKLNSAGANAKLGSGDYIVVEADESDASFLNLLPVMAVVTNIDADHMDTYGHDFNKLKAAFIEFLHRMPFYGAAILCTDDAAVRSILPEVSRPITSYGFNEEAQVRAVNVHADNGRMCFTVQRRNGVTLPDLDVTLNLAGEHNVLNALAAIAIAVELNVPDEALQKALAEFKGVGRRFQRHGEVAAKTGGEFTLIEDYGHHPVEVAATLAAARGAFPGRRLVLAFQPHRYTRTRDCFEDFVEVMGRADVLWLSEIYAAGETPIVAADGRALSRAMRVAGHEALVFVDDIQKMAQVIVDNAQAGDVVMCMGAGSIGQVPAKVLALVQQRKS, encoded by the coding sequence ATGAAACACGCCATTCGTCATATCCATTTCGTCGGCATCGGCGGCGCTGGCATGAGCGGTATTGCTGAAGTGCTGTTGAACTTGGGCTACGCCATTTCTGGTTCCGACTTGTCAGACAGCGTGGCCTTGAAGCGTTTGCAAAGCTTGGGCATTCAAACCCATGTGGGCCACGATGCTAAAAACATTGCGGGTGCAGATGCGGTGGTCACATCAACGGCTGTGCATGCCGACAACCCCGAAGTGGTGGCGGCTCACGCCAAGCTGATTCCTGTGGTGCCACGCGCCGTGATGTTGGCCGAGTTGATGCGTTTGAAAACCGGCGTGGCCATTGCAGGTACACACGGTAAAACTACCACCACCAGTTTGGTGGCCAGTGTGTTGGCCGAAGCTGGCATGGACCCTACCTTTGTGATTGGCGGCAAGCTCAACAGCGCTGGCGCAAATGCCAAGCTTGGCTCAGGCGACTACATCGTGGTGGAAGCCGACGAGTCAGACGCCTCGTTCTTGAACCTCTTGCCTGTGATGGCGGTGGTGACCAACATCGACGCCGACCACATGGACACCTATGGCCATGACTTCAACAAGTTGAAGGCTGCGTTCATCGAGTTCTTGCACCGCATGCCTTTCTATGGCGCTGCGATTTTGTGCACCGATGATGCGGCTGTGCGCAGCATCTTGCCCGAGGTGTCACGCCCCATCACCAGCTACGGTTTTAACGAAGAAGCGCAAGTGCGCGCGGTGAATGTGCACGCTGACAACGGCCGCATGTGCTTTACGGTGCAGCGCCGCAACGGTGTGACCTTGCCTGACCTCGACGTCACACTCAACTTAGCGGGCGAGCACAACGTGCTCAATGCCTTGGCAGCGATTGCGATTGCGGTGGAGTTGAACGTGCCTGATGAGGCCTTGCAAAAAGCTTTGGCCGAATTCAAAGGGGTGGGCCGTCGCTTCCAACGCCACGGCGAAGTGGCTGCGAAAACGGGTGGCGAGTTCACCCTCATCGAAGACTATGGCCACCACCCCGTGGAAGTGGCTGCCACTTTGGCGGCTGCGCGCGGCGCATTCCCTGGTCGCCGTTTGGTGTTGGCGTTTCAGCCACACCGCTATACCCGCACGCGTGATTGCTTTGAAGACTTCGTCGAAGTCATGGGCCGCGCCGATGTGTTGTGGTTATCTGAAATTTACGCCGCAGGCGAAACACCGATTGTTGCGGCCGATGGCCGTGCACTGTCGCGTGCCATGCGTGTGGCTGGCCACGAAGCCTTGGTGTTCGTGGATGACATTCAAAAAATGGCCCAAGTTATTGTCGACAACGCCCAAGCGGGCGATGTGGTGATGTGCATGGGCGCAGGGTCGATTGGCCAAGTGCCAGCCAAGGTGCTGGCGTTGGTGCAACAACGTAAGAGCTGA
- a CDS encoding D-alanine--D-alanine ligase has translation MTFHIQTAKVAVLMGGLSAERDVSLMSGRGVLKALQSKGVNATAFDPAERSLDELKREGFTHAFIALHGRYGEDGAVQGALELLGIPYTGSGVMASAMAMDKVMTKRVWSAVGLSTPGYVWLSPEDQTADNIQAIPTKLGLPLIVKPPREGSSIGMSKVTQAGDITAAAELATQYDPDLLAEEFITGEELTCPILGNGPNARALPVVRIAAPDGAYDYNNKYFTDDVKYHCPSGLPEAEEQEVQRLVVAAYRALGCRGWGRADIMLRASDRKPFLLEMNTSPGMTSHSLVPMSARAAGISYEDLCLMLLESATLDHPGGPKAV, from the coding sequence ATGACCTTCCATATTCAAACTGCCAAAGTCGCCGTCCTCATGGGTGGCCTGTCTGCTGAGCGTGATGTGTCCCTCATGTCGGGCCGCGGTGTACTCAAGGCTTTGCAAAGCAAAGGTGTCAACGCCACCGCGTTTGACCCCGCTGAGCGCAGCCTGGATGAACTCAAACGCGAAGGCTTCACCCATGCCTTCATCGCGCTGCATGGTCGCTACGGTGAAGACGGCGCAGTGCAAGGTGCGTTGGAGTTGCTGGGCATTCCCTACACAGGGTCAGGTGTGATGGCTTCTGCCATGGCCATGGACAAAGTGATGACCAAGCGCGTGTGGAGCGCCGTCGGCTTGTCGACACCCGGCTATGTGTGGTTGTCACCTGAAGACCAAACCGCAGACAACATCCAAGCGATTCCTACCAAGTTGGGTTTGCCTTTGATCGTCAAACCACCACGCGAAGGCTCATCCATTGGCATGAGCAAAGTCACGCAAGCTGGCGACATCACAGCCGCCGCTGAGTTGGCTACCCAATACGACCCCGATTTGTTGGCAGAAGAATTCATCACCGGCGAAGAGCTGACCTGCCCCATCTTGGGTAACGGACCCAATGCACGTGCCTTGCCCGTGGTGCGCATTGCAGCACCGGACGGCGCATACGACTACAACAACAAGTACTTCACCGACGATGTGAAGTACCACTGCCCAAGTGGCTTACCCGAAGCCGAAGAGCAAGAGGTGCAACGTTTGGTGGTGGCTGCTTACCGCGCCTTGGGCTGCCGTGGTTGGGGTCGCGCCGACATCATGTTGCGTGCGTCTGACCGCAAGCCGTTTTTGTTAGAGATGAACACCTCGCCCGGTATGACCAGCCATTCCTTGGTGCCCATGTCTGCACGTGCAGCAGGCATCAGCTACGAAGACCTGTGCTTGATGCTGCTAGAGAGCGCCACGCTTGATCACCCCGGAGGTCCAAAAGCCGTATGA
- a CDS encoding cell division protein FtsQ/DivIB produces MTTRYTHMRPRPEVNASVPVPLDVKLMHMAASLMFVGLVVGALLGGVWTLVQLPAFALRGITVLGDVEHNNDVTLRANVVTKFTGNFFTADLARVRTAFESVPWVRLASVQREFPNRLRVTLQEHKPVAYWGDDGEQRMVNSFGEVFEANVGDLDDDKMPRLSGPDSQSQQVLSMYLALEPAFKTINLGVESLVLTDRGSWRAKLAHGAVIELGRGGVDEVMVRVQRVSQTLAQVTNKLGRKVTAIESADLRHDNGYALRLRGVSTQDVPAKR; encoded by the coding sequence ATGACCACGCGCTACACCCACATGCGCCCCCGTCCTGAGGTGAATGCCTCGGTGCCGGTGCCGCTCGACGTCAAACTCATGCACATGGCGGCTTCGCTCATGTTTGTGGGTTTGGTCGTGGGTGCGTTGCTGGGCGGCGTGTGGACTTTGGTGCAGTTGCCAGCGTTTGCGTTGCGTGGCATCACGGTCTTAGGCGATGTGGAGCACAACAACGACGTGACCTTGCGCGCCAATGTGGTGACCAAGTTCACAGGTAATTTTTTCACGGCCGATTTGGCCCGTGTGCGCACTGCGTTTGAAAGCGTGCCTTGGGTGCGTTTGGCCTCGGTGCAACGCGAGTTTCCCAACCGTTTGCGCGTGACCTTGCAAGAGCACAAGCCTGTGGCTTATTGGGGCGATGACGGCGAGCAACGCATGGTCAACAGCTTTGGCGAAGTGTTTGAAGCCAATGTGGGTGATTTGGATGACGACAAGATGCCGCGCTTGAGTGGGCCTGACAGCCAATCGCAACAAGTGCTGTCTATGTATTTGGCCCTCGAGCCCGCATTCAAAACCATCAACTTAGGTGTCGAGAGTTTGGTCTTGACCGACCGCGGCAGCTGGCGTGCCAAGTTGGCACACGGTGCGGTGATTGAGTTGGGACGTGGCGGTGTGGATGAGGTGATGGTCCGTGTGCAACGCGTGTCACAAACGCTGGCACAGGTGACGAATAAGTTAGGTCGCAAAGTGACGGCGATTGAGTCTGCTGATTTGCGACACGACAACGGTTATGCGCTTCGTTTGCGCGGGGTGAGCACGCAAGACGTGCCCGCCAAACGCTAA
- the ftsA gene encoding cell division protein FtsA: MAKDYKELVVGLDIGTAKVMVVVAEVLPDGELKLAGLGVAPSNGLKRGVVVNIDATVQSIQQALKEAEFMADCKITNVYTGITGSHIRGINSTGMVAVKDKEVTAADVARVVETAKAINISTDQRLLLVQPQEFVIDGQDVREPIGMSGIRLEAKVHIVTGAQSAAENIIKCVRRCGLDVDRLMLNPLASSMSVLTDDERELGVALVDIGAGTTDVAIFTNGAIRHTAVIPIAGDLITSDIAMALRTPTKDAEEIKIESGYAKQLLADPDVQVEVPGLGDRTPRMLSRQALAGVIEPRVEEIFSLVQQVIRDSGYEEVLSSGIVLTGGSAVMPGMVELGEDIFLKPVRRGVPQYSSALADMVSQPRAATVMGLLAEAGVDRQRGFKVSQKSGSVNSLMDSIKNWFVGNF, from the coding sequence ATGGCAAAAGATTACAAAGAACTGGTGGTCGGCTTAGACATTGGCACAGCCAAGGTCATGGTGGTCGTGGCCGAAGTGTTGCCCGATGGTGAGCTCAAACTTGCTGGCCTCGGTGTGGCTCCCAGCAATGGTTTGAAGCGCGGCGTGGTGGTCAACATCGACGCGACGGTGCAAAGCATTCAGCAGGCTTTGAAAGAAGCCGAGTTCATGGCCGATTGCAAAATCACCAATGTCTACACCGGCATCACCGGCAGCCACATTCGCGGCATCAACTCTACGGGCATGGTGGCGGTGAAAGACAAAGAAGTCACTGCAGCTGATGTGGCGCGTGTGGTGGAAACCGCGAAAGCCATCAACATCTCGACCGACCAACGTTTGCTGCTGGTGCAGCCGCAAGAGTTTGTGATTGATGGCCAAGACGTGCGCGAACCCATTGGCATGAGCGGCATCCGCTTGGAAGCCAAAGTGCACATCGTCACGGGCGCACAAAGCGCAGCAGAAAACATCATCAAGTGCGTGCGTCGTTGCGGCTTGGATGTGGACCGCTTGATGCTCAACCCCTTGGCATCCAGCATGTCGGTGTTGACCGACGACGAGCGCGAACTCGGCGTGGCTTTGGTGGACATTGGTGCAGGCACGACCGATGTGGCCATTTTCACCAATGGTGCGATTCGTCATACAGCGGTGATTCCAATCGCGGGAGATTTGATCACCAGCGACATTGCGATGGCTTTGCGCACGCCCACCAAAGACGCTGAAGAAATCAAGATCGAATCAGGTTACGCCAAGCAACTCTTGGCAGATCCAGACGTGCAAGTGGAAGTGCCCGGCCTCGGCGACCGCACGCCGCGCATGTTGAGCCGCCAAGCTTTGGCGGGTGTCATTGAGCCACGCGTGGAAGAAATCTTCTCGCTGGTGCAGCAAGTGATTCGTGATTCCGGCTACGAAGAAGTGTTGTCGTCGGGCATTGTGCTCACGGGCGGCAGCGCGGTGATGCCAGGCATGGTCGAGTTGGGTGAAGACATTTTCTTAAAGCCTGTGCGCCGCGGTGTACCGCAGTACAGCAGCGCCTTGGCCGACATGGTGTCGCAGCCTCGTGCTGCCACGGTGATGGGCTTGCTGGCTGAAGCCGGCGTGGACCGTCAACGTGGCTTCAAAGTTTCACAAAAGAGCGGCTCTGTCAATTCGTTGATGGACAGTATCAAAAACTGGTTTGTGGGGAACTTCTAA
- the ftsZ gene encoding cell division protein FtsZ, with amino-acid sequence MTIEMIEVEAFNSGTQIKVIGVGGGGGNAVEHMISSGVQGVEFVTANTDAQALRVSNAHKVIQLGSTGLGAGSKPERGREAAEAAIDDIRLALEGTNMLFVTAGMGGGTGTGAAPVVARVAREMGILTVGVVTKPFEFEGSRRMNNAETGLAELEANVDSLIVVLNEKLMDVLGEDASQDQAFAFANDVLKNSVGGIAEIINVEALVNVDFEDVRTVMSETGKAMMGTAAANGPDRARIAAEQAVACPLLEGVDMSGAKGVLVLITAAKGGLKLSESREAMNTIRKFASPDAHVIYGTAYDENLGDQIRVTVVATGLAGSRRAAPQLQVLRTGTDGVGFPTTQAPNASPAGVLAAATGGLAGLASGLGIGSAAAQPNYDSMNSPAVWRGNRTSAAAKVDALSSGGMDDYEIPAFLRKQAD; translated from the coding sequence ATGACCATCGAAATGATCGAAGTTGAAGCATTCAACTCAGGCACACAAATCAAAGTCATTGGCGTGGGCGGCGGCGGCGGTAACGCGGTCGAGCACATGATCAGCTCTGGCGTTCAAGGCGTGGAGTTCGTCACGGCGAACACAGACGCACAAGCCCTGCGCGTGAGCAATGCGCACAAAGTCATTCAGTTGGGTTCCACAGGTTTGGGCGCTGGTAGCAAGCCAGAGCGCGGCCGTGAAGCGGCTGAAGCTGCGATTGACGACATCCGTTTGGCGCTGGAAGGCACCAACATGTTGTTCGTCACGGCCGGCATGGGCGGCGGCACAGGCACAGGCGCAGCACCTGTGGTGGCGCGTGTGGCACGCGAGATGGGTATCTTGACTGTTGGCGTGGTGACCAAGCCTTTCGAATTCGAAGGCAGCCGCCGCATGAACAACGCTGAGACAGGTTTGGCCGAACTTGAAGCCAACGTCGACTCACTCATCGTGGTGTTGAACGAAAAGCTGATGGACGTGTTGGGCGAAGACGCCAGCCAAGATCAAGCTTTCGCCTTTGCCAACGACGTGTTGAAAAACTCGGTCGGCGGCATTGCCGAGATCATCAACGTTGAAGCTTTGGTGAACGTCGACTTTGAAGACGTGCGCACCGTGATGAGCGAAACCGGCAAAGCCATGATGGGCACCGCTGCGGCCAACGGCCCAGACCGTGCGCGCATCGCCGCTGAACAAGCGGTGGCTTGCCCATTGCTCGAAGGCGTGGACATGTCGGGTGCCAAGGGCGTGTTGGTGTTGATCACCGCAGCCAAGGGCGGCTTGAAGTTGTCTGAGTCTCGCGAAGCCATGAACACCATCCGCAAGTTCGCTTCACCCGATGCGCACGTGATTTACGGTACGGCTTACGACGAAAACTTGGGCGACCAAATTCGCGTCACCGTGGTGGCCACAGGTTTGGCCGGCAGCCGCCGCGCTGCACCTCAGTTGCAAGTGTTGCGCACCGGTACAGATGGTGTGGGATTCCCCACAACACAAGCGCCTAATGCATCGCCTGCCGGTGTCTTGGCTGCTGCAACGGGCGGCTTAGCTGGTTTGGCAAGCGGTTTGGGAATTGGTTCTGCCGCTGCACAACCCAACTACGACTCCATGAACTCTCCCGCCGTGTGGCGTGGCAACCGCACCTCAGCCGCTGCCAAGGTCGATGCCTTGTCATCGGGTGGTATGGATGACTATGAAATCCCAGCTTTCTTGCGCAAGCAAGCGGACTGA